The Bacillus sp. SM2101 genome includes a region encoding these proteins:
- a CDS encoding ATP-grasp domain-containing protein, which produces MEKAVLIVGGFTEFAEGYVRAIHKRGLAVIILDNKHEKYKQLMSYKEGNVDHFTRLVDQYICIPQNEFSMESLFLELEDCLKAYKITGLVAMDERWVIDSAILANYFNVPSVGLQAAVISRNKEKQRELVKETPWGVHSQKLSISQLKTTELPKSGVIKPIDKYGSVNVVIWSNKEQGQEVLNSIDLEDTSQIYLLEDRIDGQEYSIESWVQNGTIVYSSITKKETLSSNGIEFPVEVGHEVHFTNLPEELMNEVEKMNEFVIRESKIKNAIVHLEFKVNHQGIPKIMEWSVRNPGDRIMDLYLYAGAVNPYDLYVQVALGENVDNIDTPKKKVFQKYLTLEIGSKFERPYDPENPIVYWPSHPEYQGFVRKEQGIKFSDNQEIYLYEIGILIQHGHEIKAVTDSLSRHIYVVYSENQSSLQNMDLLENILKSQI; this is translated from the coding sequence GTGGAGAAGGCAGTTCTTATTGTTGGTGGATTTACAGAGTTTGCAGAGGGCTATGTGAGAGCTATTCATAAAAGAGGGCTCGCAGTTATTATTCTTGATAACAAACATGAAAAATATAAACAACTAATGTCATATAAAGAGGGAAATGTTGATCATTTTACAAGGTTAGTTGATCAGTATATTTGCATACCCCAGAATGAATTCTCTATGGAGTCATTGTTCCTAGAATTAGAGGATTGCTTGAAAGCTTACAAGATTACAGGTTTGGTTGCTATGGATGAAAGATGGGTAATTGATTCCGCAATTTTAGCTAATTATTTTAATGTACCGTCAGTTGGCTTACAGGCTGCAGTAATTTCTAGAAATAAAGAAAAACAACGGGAGCTTGTAAAAGAAACTCCATGGGGGGTACATTCTCAGAAGCTTTCTATTTCCCAACTAAAAACCACTGAACTACCTAAGAGTGGAGTAATTAAACCTATTGATAAATATGGGTCTGTAAATGTTGTTATTTGGTCAAACAAAGAGCAAGGGCAAGAAGTTTTAAACTCTATCGATTTGGAAGATACTAGTCAAATTTACCTTTTAGAAGATAGAATTGATGGTCAGGAATATTCTATTGAAAGTTGGGTTCAAAATGGAACTATTGTTTATTCCTCAATTACTAAAAAAGAAACATTAAGCTCAAACGGGATTGAATTTCCTGTAGAAGTTGGACATGAAGTTCATTTCACTAATTTACCTGAGGAATTAATGAATGAAGTAGAAAAAATGAACGAATTCGTTATTAGAGAATCAAAAATTAAAAATGCTATTGTTCACCTAGAGTTTAAAGTTAATCACCAAGGTATCCCAAAAATTATGGAGTGGAGCGTAAGAAATCCAGGGGACAGAATAATGGACTTATACCTTTATGCCGGTGCAGTTAATCCATATGATTTATATGTGCAAGTTGCATTGGGAGAAAATGTAGATAATATCGATACACCTAAAAAAAAGGTTTTTCAAAAATACTTAACATTAGAGATTGGATCTAAATTTGAAAGACCATATGACCCTGAAAACCCTATAGTGTACTGGCCATCTCATCCTGAATACCAAGGTTTTGTCCGTAAAGAACAGGGAATAAAATTTTCTGATAACCAGGAAATATATCTTTATGAAATTGGTATATTAATTCAACACGGCCATGAGATTAAAGCAGTAACGGACTCATTAAGCCGACATATCTATGTAGTTTATAGTGAGAACCAATCTTCATTACAAAATATGGATTTATTAGAGAATATATTAAAATCTCAGATTTAA
- a CDS encoding MFS transporter: MKPVHKRIILLDFLFGLSRGAIIPFLVLDMKIRLNVNYSEITGSILLYFIARTFGGLIGGALSDRFGRKPLMLIGLFVTSLSYLLLPFVTSLIQFFAIYIILGFAHSLFRGVFAALIGDTIDKTDPTTPFALFHINQNISVGIGAVLGGVLVTYNSVFIYIFTGVLLLCFSLIATFNPYLKDDIRRAKISTESNTEDIEEEKPNYIPLLTGVFLLNIVLVLSYGVYNELLGAIFVDFVKLSPITIGYLFAFNSLLIVFFQMFVIKHVSKWRFISQMSVTAFMFACFFFLLSILPSYPSIWLCIILIIIFTTGELTHIANLNSKVNEFTPSNKKGIIFGILNATFNIGFGLGPFFFSLFLDNYTLILAGGIFGVLYAVISLGLCLYLFRRKKQESITVSTNV, translated from the coding sequence TTGAAGCCAGTTCATAAGCGCATTATCTTACTTGATTTTTTATTTGGACTTTCACGTGGTGCAATTATTCCTTTTCTAGTACTTGATATGAAAATACGTCTAAATGTTAATTATAGTGAAATCACTGGAAGTATTTTGCTTTATTTTATTGCTCGAACTTTTGGAGGGCTAATTGGTGGTGCACTTTCTGATCGCTTTGGCAGAAAACCTTTAATGTTAATTGGACTTTTTGTTACAAGTCTATCTTATTTATTGCTTCCGTTTGTAACCTCATTGATCCAATTTTTTGCTATTTATATCATCCTTGGATTTGCTCATTCATTATTCCGTGGAGTTTTTGCTGCGTTAATTGGCGATACAATTGACAAAACAGATCCCACAACACCTTTTGCTCTGTTTCATATTAACCAAAATATTTCTGTGGGTATCGGAGCAGTGCTAGGTGGTGTACTTGTTACATATAATTCAGTATTTATTTATATCTTCACAGGTGTTTTATTATTGTGTTTTTCTCTTATTGCAACTTTCAACCCTTACCTGAAAGATGATATCAGAAGAGCTAAAATAAGCACGGAATCAAACACAGAAGATATTGAGGAAGAAAAACCTAATTATATTCCATTGCTTACAGGTGTTTTTCTTTTAAACATTGTTCTTGTTTTATCATATGGTGTCTATAATGAACTTCTAGGAGCTATATTTGTAGATTTTGTTAAACTGTCACCTATAACCATCGGTTATTTGTTTGCATTTAACTCATTATTAATCGTTTTTTTTCAAATGTTTGTAATAAAACATGTTAGTAAATGGAGATTTATAAGTCAAATGAGTGTTACAGCATTTATGTTTGCGTGTTTTTTCTTTTTATTGAGTATCTTACCTTCTTATCCAAGTATATGGTTATGTATAATTCTAATAATTATCTTTACAACTGGAGAACTTACACATATAGCTAACTTGAATTCAAAAGTAAATGAATTTACACCTTCAAACAAAAAAGGAATTATTTTTGGAATTCTAAACGCAACATTTAATATTGGGTTTGGTTTAGGCCCGTTTTTCTTTAGTTTATTTCTTGATAATTATACTCTCATTTTAGCAGGAGGGATTTTTGGAGTTTTGTATGCCGTGATTTCTTTGGGCCTGTGTTTATATCTGTTTCGAAGAAAAAAACAAGAATCAATCACTGTTTCAACTAATGTTTAA